Proteins found in one Solitalea lacus genomic segment:
- a CDS encoding succinate dehydrogenase/fumarate reductase iron-sulfur subunit produces MSDGNMNLTLKVWRQKNENQKGELVTYPVKNVSPDMSFLEMFDVLNEELVEKGQEPIAFDHDCREGICGMCSMYINGRPHGPKEGITTCQLHMRSFNDGDTVVVEPWRATAFPVIKDLVVDRSSFDRIIAAGGFISVNTGNAQDANSLPISKEDADKSFEAAACIGCGACVATCKNASAMLFVSAKVSQLALLPQGQPERYSRVQNMVEQMDKEGFGNCTNTGACEVECPKGISLENIARMNRDYFTAKVAH; encoded by the coding sequence ATGAGTGACGGAAATATGAATTTGACGCTGAAAGTTTGGCGTCAAAAAAACGAAAATCAAAAAGGAGAGTTAGTAACCTATCCGGTTAAGAATGTATCACCTGATATGTCTTTCCTTGAAATGTTCGACGTGTTAAACGAAGAATTGGTTGAAAAAGGACAAGAGCCTATCGCATTCGATCACGATTGTCGTGAGGGTATTTGCGGTATGTGTTCAATGTATATCAACGGACGTCCACATGGTCCTAAGGAAGGTATTACTACTTGCCAATTGCACATGCGTTCTTTTAACGATGGTGATACAGTTGTAGTAGAGCCTTGGAGAGCAACTGCTTTCCCTGTAATTAAGGACTTAGTAGTTGATCGCTCATCATTTGATCGTATTATTGCTGCCGGCGGATTCATTTCGGTTAACACTGGTAACGCTCAAGATGCAAACTCTCTTCCAATTTCTAAAGAGGATGCGGATAAGTCATTTGAAGCGGCTGCATGTATTGGATGTGGTGCTTGTGTTGCTACATGTAAGAACGCATCAGCGATGTTGTTCGTTTCGGCAAAAGTATCTCAATTGGCTTTGTTGCCTCAAGGACAGCCTGAGCGCTATTCACGTGTTCAAAACATGGTTGAGCAAATGGATAAAGAAGGTTTTGGTAACTGTACTAATACCGGAGCTTGCGAAGTGGAATGTCCTAAAGGTATTTCATTGGAAAATATCGCACGCATGAACCGTGATTATTTCACTGCAAAAGTGGCTCATTAA
- a CDS encoding fumarate reductase/succinate dehydrogenase flavoprotein subunit, whose protein sequence is MALDSKIPEGPLAEKWKKYRSTVPLVNPANKRNLEIVVVGSGLAGASAAASLAEMGYKVKVFCYQDSARRAHSIAAQGGINAAKNYQNDGDSVYRLFYDTIKGGDYRAREGNVHRLAEVSGNIIDQCVASGVPFAREYGGLLSNRSFGGTQVQRTFYAAGQTGQQLLLGAYSGLQRQVGMGSVKMYTRHEMLDVVIIDGKARGIIARDMVTGKLERHFGHAVLLCTGGYGNVFFLSTNAMGCNVTAAWKAHKKGAFFGNPCYTQIHPTCIPVSGDHQSKLTLMSESLRNDGRIWVPKKKEDAEALRTRKKGPNDIAEDDRDYYLERRYPAFGNLVPRDVASRAAKERCDAGYGVNATGQAVYLDYAAAIERYGKIEATKHGIEASPAKIIELGKAVVKEKYGNLFDMYEQITGVNPYNEPMQIYPAVHYTMGGVWVDYNLMTTVPGMYALGEANFSDHGANRLGASALMQGLADGYFVIPYTIGAYLSNEIRTKAIPTDHPAFVEAENKIKSQIDTLLNIKGSKTVDYFHKKLGKIMWDKCGMARNAEGLKQAIEEIKALKVEFWKDVRVPGAANELNPELEKAGRVADFLELGELMCKDALNRNESCGGHFREEYQTEEGEAMRDDESFAYVAAWEFKGESSWELHKEELKFENIKIAQRSYK, encoded by the coding sequence ATGGCTTTAGATTCAAAAATACCTGAAGGCCCTTTGGCGGAAAAATGGAAAAAATACCGTTCAACCGTTCCATTGGTAAACCCTGCAAATAAGCGTAACCTTGAAATCGTAGTTGTCGGATCAGGTTTGGCTGGTGCCTCAGCTGCTGCTTCTCTGGCAGAGATGGGTTACAAAGTGAAAGTTTTCTGTTATCAGGATTCCGCTCGTCGTGCGCACTCAATTGCAGCACAAGGTGGTATCAACGCAGCGAAAAACTATCAAAACGACGGTGACAGTGTTTATCGTTTATTCTATGATACAATTAAAGGTGGTGACTACCGTGCACGCGAAGGAAACGTTCATCGTTTGGCAGAGGTGAGTGGTAACATCATCGATCAGTGTGTGGCTTCAGGTGTTCCTTTTGCCCGCGAATACGGAGGATTGTTGAGTAACCGTTCTTTCGGTGGTACTCAGGTGCAACGTACTTTTTATGCTGCCGGTCAAACAGGACAGCAACTGTTGTTAGGGGCTTATTCCGGCTTGCAACGTCAGGTGGGTATGGGCTCGGTGAAAATGTACACCCGTCATGAAATGTTAGACGTGGTAATCATCGATGGAAAAGCACGTGGTATTATCGCCCGCGATATGGTTACCGGTAAGCTTGAACGTCATTTCGGACATGCTGTATTGTTATGTACTGGTGGTTACGGCAATGTGTTCTTCCTTTCAACAAATGCGATGGGTTGTAACGTAACTGCAGCCTGGAAAGCACATAAGAAAGGTGCTTTCTTCGGAAACCCATGTTACACTCAAATTCACCCTACCTGTATCCCTGTTTCAGGTGATCACCAATCGAAATTAACCCTTATGTCGGAATCGTTGCGTAACGACGGTCGTATTTGGGTTCCAAAGAAAAAAGAAGATGCAGAGGCTTTACGTACACGTAAAAAAGGCCCTAATGATATAGCTGAAGACGATCGTGATTATTACTTGGAGCGTCGCTACCCTGCATTCGGTAACTTGGTTCCTCGTGACGTGGCTTCACGTGCTGCTAAAGAACGTTGTGATGCGGGTTACGGTGTTAACGCTACCGGTCAAGCGGTTTACCTTGATTATGCTGCGGCGATTGAACGTTATGGTAAAATTGAGGCCACTAAGCATGGCATCGAGGCTTCTCCTGCAAAAATTATTGAACTAGGAAAAGCTGTTGTAAAAGAGAAATACGGAAACTTGTTCGATATGTACGAGCAAATTACAGGTGTGAATCCTTACAATGAGCCAATGCAGATTTATCCGGCAGTACACTATACTATGGGTGGTGTTTGGGTTGATTATAACCTTATGACTACCGTGCCTGGTATGTATGCCTTAGGAGAAGCTAACTTCTCAGATCACGGAGCTAACCGTTTAGGTGCTTCGGCCCTGATGCAAGGCTTGGCAGATGGTTACTTTGTAATTCCTTACACTATCGGTGCATACCTGTCAAATGAGATCCGCACCAAGGCAATTCCTACAGATCACCCGGCATTTGTGGAAGCCGAAAATAAAATAAAATCTCAAATTGACACTTTATTAAATATTAAAGGAAGTAAGACCGTAGACTATTTCCACAAGAAATTAGGTAAGATCATGTGGGATAAATGCGGAATGGCTCGTAATGCAGAAGGTTTAAAACAAGCTATTGAAGAAATTAAGGCATTAAAAGTAGAGTTCTGGAAAGACGTTCGCGTACCAGGTGCTGCAAATGAACTTAACCCTGAATTAGAGAAAGCTGGTCGTGTTGCCGATTTCTTGGAATTAGGAGAGTTAATGTGTAAGGATGCTTTGAATCGTAATGAGTCTTGTGGTGGTCACTTCCGGGAGGAGTACCAAACAGAAGAAGGCGAGGCGATGCGTGATGACGAAAGCTTTGCATATGTAGCTGCTTGGGAGTTCAAAGGAGAAAGCTCTTGGGAACTTCATAAAGAAGAACTTAAATTCGAGAATATTAAAATTGCTCAACGCAGTTATAAATAA
- a CDS encoding succinate dehydrogenase cytochrome b subunit: MSSSSSFFTSSLGRKFVMGITGIFLITFLIVHVGVNSLIFFDKSGELFNAAAHFMGTNWVIRSMEIVLFAGIILHIIQSLILTRQNKAARPQGYAISGSNVNSSWYSRSMGLLGTLILIFLIIHLGDFWVKARFDAKGGIPEGAAGMHDMYSEMKEVFSNIVLVIVYVLSMISLSYHLMHGFQSSFQSLGLNHYKYTPAIKAIGKWYSIIVPVLFALMPLYVYFVINK; this comes from the coding sequence ATGAGTAGTTCTTCATCTTTTTTTACATCATCACTTGGGCGAAAGTTTGTGATGGGGATCACTGGCATCTTCTTAATTACATTTCTTATTGTTCACGTGGGAGTAAACTCACTGATTTTTTTTGACAAATCAGGTGAATTGTTTAATGCCGCAGCTCATTTCATGGGAACCAATTGGGTTATTCGCTCCATGGAAATTGTATTATTTGCAGGCATCATCTTACACATTATCCAATCATTAATTCTTACTCGTCAGAACAAGGCGGCTCGACCGCAAGGGTATGCTATTTCAGGATCTAATGTTAATAGCAGTTGGTACTCACGTTCAATGGGTTTACTGGGTACATTGATTTTGATCTTTCTTATCATTCACCTAGGCGATTTTTGGGTAAAAGCCCGCTTCGATGCCAAAGGAGGAATTCCTGAAGGTGCTGCTGGGATGCACGATATGTATTCTGAAATGAAAGAAGTATTCAGCAACATTGTGTTAGTAATTGTTTATGTGTTGTCTATGATTTCTTTGTCATATCACTTAATGCATGGTTTTCAAAGTTCATTCCAATCGTTAGGATTAAATCATTATAAATATACTCCGGCAATTAAAGCTATTGGTAAATGGTATTCAATCATTGTTCCTGTATTATTTGCTTTAATGCCTCTTTACGTTTATTTCGTTATTAATAAGTAA
- a CDS encoding anaerobic C4-dicarboxylate transporter family protein — MIWLQFIVLLTMILIGSRLKGIGLGLMGVLGMFIYVQVFRLRPTEPPQDVMLIILSIVTTAATLQAAGGLDYLVSIAERVIRRNPKQITFVAPITTYVLCLFAGTAHIVYSLLPIIAEVSAKKRIRPERPLSASVIASHLALTGSPMSAATAALAAILAYPGASIDVMKVCIPACLLGVLASCASVYKMGKELNQDPEFLERMKDPEFAKSLESEDDANIKELKPGAKISVAIFGIAIFMILIGGAFPHLVPEMAEGSANFSVNADGSLKMVTIIEVVTLSAAALIMLITKTSPAEITKASLFTSMASAVVSVFGVVWMSSTFMANNEPVIKELMGTITASYPWLFAVAIFIMGMLMFSQSATTKTMMPLGLTLGLANPSLIAMFPAVNSDFFLPGYPTLLAAINFDRTGSTKIGKYVLNHSFMIPGLVGIAVAIIVGFILIGLLGIGK, encoded by the coding sequence ATGATTTGGCTACAATTCATTGTTCTACTGACCATGATTCTTATCGGCTCCCGTTTAAAAGGAATCGGTTTAGGGTTAATGGGAGTGTTGGGTATGTTTATCTATGTGCAGGTATTTCGATTACGCCCAACTGAGCCACCGCAGGATGTAATGTTGATCATCCTTTCAATTGTGACTACCGCTGCTACATTACAAGCCGCCGGGGGATTGGATTATCTGGTAAGTATTGCAGAGCGGGTGATTCGTCGTAATCCGAAGCAAATTACCTTTGTGGCCCCAATAACTACTTATGTACTCTGCTTATTTGCAGGAACTGCTCATATTGTTTATTCATTGCTTCCAATTATTGCAGAAGTATCAGCAAAAAAGAGAATTAGACCTGAAAGGCCATTAAGTGCTTCAGTAATTGCTTCTCATTTAGCGTTAACAGGCAGCCCTATGTCGGCAGCAACAGCAGCATTAGCAGCTATTTTGGCATATCCAGGGGCTTCAATTGATGTTATGAAAGTGTGTATTCCGGCGTGTTTGTTAGGGGTACTTGCCTCCTGCGCATCTGTATATAAAATGGGGAAAGAGCTGAATCAGGATCCTGAGTTCTTGGAAAGAATGAAAGATCCAGAATTTGCCAAAAGCTTGGAATCGGAAGATGACGCTAATATTAAGGAGTTAAAACCAGGAGCTAAGATCTCCGTAGCAATATTTGGTATTGCAATATTTATGATTTTAATAGGAGGGGCGTTTCCTCACCTTGTGCCCGAAATGGCAGAAGGATCTGCCAATTTTAGTGTTAATGCTGATGGATCACTTAAAATGGTTACAATTATTGAAGTAGTTACTTTGTCGGCAGCAGCACTAATAATGTTAATCACAAAAACCTCACCAGCCGAGATCACAAAGGCAAGTTTATTTACCTCAATGGCATCGGCCGTTGTATCGGTATTTGGAGTGGTTTGGATGAGTTCCACCTTTATGGCGAATAATGAGCCTGTGATTAAAGAGCTGATGGGTACGATTACGGCTTCATATCCATGGCTATTTGCGGTAGCCATTTTTATTATGGGAATGTTGATGTTTAGCCAAAGTGCAACTACTAAAACGATGATGCCATTAGGGCTCACTTTAGGCCTTGCTAATCCATCTTTAATTGCAATGTTTCCGGCTGTAAACAGCGATTTCTTTTTGCCGGGCTATCCAACCTTATTGGCAGCCATAAACTTTGATCGAACAGGCTCTACAAAAATTGGCAAGTATGTGCTTAATCATAGTTTTATGATTCCTGGATTGGTAGGTATTGCTGTTGCCATTATTGTAGGATTTATTTTAATTGGTCTGTTGGGAATAGGAAAATAA
- a CDS encoding type II asparaginase — MKRSLFKLVLIVLAVGFTVTALAQNTRVKILATGGTIAGAGAAAERAAYTAGKLPIDELLNAVPQIHKLAKITGEQVASIGSQDMSIEVWLKLAKRINEIFAKNEADAIVITHGTDTQEETAYFLDLVVKYNKPVVLVGAMRPATAISADGPKNLLDAVVVAADPKSQGRGVMLAMNERVFDARSVTKTNSTSLETFLSTNFGPVGLIYDQKVQYYYNPVRKPGKDTPYDVSGLTSLPRVDIAYMYADADPTAIEAFVKAGAKGIVFTGVGNGNMNKKNYDAIKAATSKGVVVVRATRTPGGRVTLHDEVDDDALGTVVSDDLNAQKARILLMLALTKTSDKAKVQDMFFQY, encoded by the coding sequence ATGAAACGCTCTCTCTTTAAATTAGTCTTAATTGTGCTAGCAGTAGGGTTTACGGTTACTGCGCTTGCACAAAACACCAGGGTTAAAATTTTGGCTACCGGAGGTACCATTGCTGGAGCTGGTGCAGCTGCGGAAAGAGCCGCTTATACAGCAGGCAAGCTTCCTATTGATGAATTATTGAACGCTGTTCCCCAAATTCATAAACTGGCAAAAATAACTGGAGAACAAGTAGCATCAATTGGTAGTCAGGACATGTCAATTGAAGTTTGGCTTAAACTGGCTAAGCGGATTAATGAGATTTTTGCCAAAAATGAGGCCGATGCTATAGTTATTACACACGGGACTGATACCCAGGAAGAAACAGCGTATTTTCTTGACTTAGTTGTGAAATATAACAAGCCGGTAGTTTTGGTTGGCGCAATGCGTCCTGCAACCGCAATCAGTGCCGATGGACCTAAAAACTTGCTAGATGCAGTGGTTGTTGCCGCCGACCCTAAGAGTCAGGGTAGAGGTGTAATGCTAGCAATGAACGAACGTGTTTTTGATGCCCGTTCGGTAACAAAAACTAATTCTACTTCACTTGAAACATTCCTTTCAACTAATTTCGGGCCTGTTGGGTTGATTTATGATCAAAAGGTGCAATACTATTATAACCCTGTTCGTAAGCCAGGAAAGGATACTCCATATGATGTGTCTGGATTGACCAGTTTACCAAGAGTCGATATTGCATATATGTATGCTGATGCTGACCCCACTGCAATTGAAGCATTTGTTAAAGCTGGAGCAAAGGGCATTGTATTTACCGGTGTAGGTAATGGCAATATGAATAAGAAAAACTATGATGCTATTAAGGCTGCCACTTCAAAAGGTGTTGTTGTAGTGCGTGCTACCCGTACTCCTGGAGGTAGGGTTACCCTGCATGATGAGGTGGATGACGACGCTTTAGGAACGGTAGTTTCTGATGACCTTAATGCTCAAAAAGCCAGAATTTTATTGATGCTTGCCTTGACAAAAACGTCTGACAAAGCAAAGGTTCAGGATATGTTCTTCCAATATTAA
- the aspA gene encoding aspartate ammonia-lyase, with amino-acid sequence MSSVRKEHDFLGEKEISNSVYYGVQTLRALENFSITGIPISKEPLFIQAFGYVKKAAALANRDSGVLDPKIAEAIVYASDKLIAGEYNDQFVSDLIQGGAGTSCNMNANEVIANIGLEYMGHNKGDYEYLHPNNHVNCSQSTNDAYPTAFRIALYKKIDIYVKALEALQTAFSRKAEEFKDVLKMGRTQLQDAVPMTLGDEFHGWATTIGEDIQRMRESQKLICECNMGATAIGTRINAPEGYPELCTKYLAEISGIPITLAEDLIEATSDTGAYVQISGTLKRSVIKISKICNDLRLLSSGPRTGLNEINLPKMQPGSSIMPGKVNPVIPEVVNQTAYYVIGADVTITLAAEAGQLQLNVMEPVIAFSLFTSLEYMTNAIHTLISKCINGVTANVEVCRNLVMNSIGIVTALNPILGYEESASIAKEALNTGKSVHDIVVKERKVISQEKWDEIYSMENMIHPKFIKE; translated from the coding sequence ATGTCATCAGTTAGAAAAGAGCACGATTTTCTTGGAGAAAAAGAAATATCAAATTCGGTGTACTATGGGGTACAAACTTTACGAGCGCTTGAAAACTTTAGTATTACCGGAATTCCTATTTCGAAAGAGCCATTGTTCATTCAGGCTTTTGGATATGTAAAAAAAGCGGCGGCATTAGCTAACCGTGACAGCGGAGTGCTGGATCCTAAAATTGCAGAAGCAATTGTATATGCAAGTGACAAGTTAATTGCAGGCGAATATAATGATCAGTTTGTTTCAGATCTTATCCAAGGGGGAGCTGGAACATCATGTAATATGAATGCCAATGAAGTTATTGCAAATATCGGTCTGGAGTATATGGGGCACAATAAGGGTGATTACGAGTATTTGCATCCCAATAACCATGTGAATTGTTCGCAATCAACTAATGATGCTTACCCGACTGCGTTTAGGATTGCTCTTTATAAGAAGATAGATATTTATGTTAAGGCATTAGAAGCGTTACAAACGGCATTTTCACGCAAAGCAGAAGAGTTTAAAGATGTTCTGAAGATGGGGCGCACCCAGTTGCAAGATGCTGTTCCCATGACATTGGGTGATGAGTTTCATGGCTGGGCAACAACCATAGGAGAAGACATTCAACGTATGCGGGAATCGCAAAAGCTAATTTGTGAATGTAATATGGGGGCTACTGCTATTGGGACTCGTATAAATGCACCCGAAGGCTATCCTGAGCTTTGTACAAAATATCTTGCTGAAATCTCAGGTATTCCAATTACACTGGCAGAAGATTTAATTGAGGCTACATCTGATACGGGTGCCTATGTTCAGATCTCAGGAACGCTTAAAAGGAGCGTCATAAAAATTTCAAAGATCTGTAATGATTTACGTTTGTTATCATCTGGGCCAAGAACTGGGTTGAATGAGATTAATCTGCCCAAAATGCAGCCCGGATCTTCAATTATGCCTGGAAAAGTAAATCCTGTAATTCCAGAGGTGGTTAATCAAACAGCTTATTACGTTATTGGTGCTGACGTTACCATAACTTTGGCAGCAGAAGCAGGTCAATTGCAACTAAACGTGATGGAACCCGTAATTGCCTTTAGTTTATTCACCTCATTGGAATATATGACCAATGCCATTCATACGCTTATTTCAAAATGTATTAACGGGGTTACTGCCAATGTAGAAGTTTGCCGCAATCTGGTAATGAATAGTATCGGTATTGTAACTGCTCTTAATCCGATTTTAGGATACGAAGAATCAGCGTCTATTGCCAAAGAAGCACTTAATACAGGCAAATCTGTTCATGATATTGTAGTAAAAGAACGCAAAGTAATTTCACAGGAGAAATGGGATGAGATCTATAGCATGGAAAACATGATTCACCCTAAATTCATTAAAGAATAA
- a CDS encoding porin, with amino-acid sequence MKKLIYALSLLLIFSPLTLLAQKQIDSTVAKSIIPIGKQELLKNVDLIANIRAAGNAYFNDGFNNFRFQMEQFRLEFKGNVSKRTFFRFRDRYTRPATSESVDNISRSTDLAFVEFKMKKDSEFWYMSIGKMCADWGGYEFDANPIDIYQYTDFIDAADNFLTGIGTRFNLNKNHSLSFQVLNTRTKTFAELYPGDVNFVQESKAPMAYIANWRGNLLDGKLQTIWSYSLFNEAKNFFINYASMGVQVTPSKTFRIQFDYKWCSEQLDREGIITKYIVSGPAYDNRTAQGTVYNSYWTRLDFRVIPKLNLFFVGFIDKGRWDNADTYYTNADSKQQIYTGYCYIPGIEVLPSKDLNLKIFVSYVGHNYRFTDFSKTTLNNVDYNNNRVTFGIITPLVFL; translated from the coding sequence ATGAAAAAACTAATTTACGCTCTCTCTCTTTTATTAATCTTTTCCCCGCTTACATTGCTTGCCCAAAAGCAAATTGACTCAACCGTAGCGAAGTCAATTATTCCAATTGGAAAACAGGAGCTGTTAAAAAATGTAGATCTCATTGCTAATATCAGAGCAGCCGGAAATGCCTATTTTAATGATGGGTTTAATAACTTCCGTTTTCAAATGGAACAATTCAGGCTTGAGTTTAAGGGAAATGTTAGTAAGCGGACATTCTTTCGCTTCCGTGATCGATACACTCGTCCGGCCACCTCTGAATCCGTAGATAATATCAGCCGCTCAACAGACCTTGCATTTGTTGAGTTCAAAATGAAAAAGGATTCGGAGTTTTGGTACATGTCGATTGGTAAAATGTGTGCTGATTGGGGAGGATATGAGTTTGATGCTAACCCTATTGATATTTATCAGTATACTGATTTTATTGATGCAGCGGATAATTTTTTAACCGGTATTGGTACCCGATTTAATCTGAACAAAAACCATTCTTTGTCTTTCCAGGTATTAAATACCCGTACCAAAACCTTTGCAGAATTATATCCTGGTGATGTTAATTTTGTACAGGAAAGCAAAGCTCCTATGGCTTACATCGCTAACTGGAGAGGAAATTTATTGGATGGTAAATTACAAACCATATGGTCGTATAGTTTATTCAATGAAGCCAAAAACTTTTTTATAAACTATGCATCAATGGGTGTACAGGTAACCCCATCTAAAACGTTCAGGATTCAATTTGATTACAAATGGTGTAGTGAACAACTCGACCGCGAAGGTATTATCACAAAGTACATAGTAAGTGGGCCTGCTTATGATAACAGAACTGCTCAAGGAACAGTTTATAACAGTTATTGGACTCGGCTTGATTTTAGGGTGATTCCTAAATTGAACTTGTTCTTTGTAGGTTTTATAGATAAAGGCCGTTGGGATAATGCAGATACTTATTATACTAATGCTGATTCCAAACAACAAATTTATACAGGCTATTGTTATATCCCTGGAATTGAAGTCTTACCTTCTAAAGACTTAAATTTAAAAATCTTTGTAAGTTATGTGGGTCATAACTACCGCTTTACAGATTTTTCTAAAACAACTCTAAATAATGTAGATTACAATAATAACAGAGTCACTTTTGGAATAATTACGCCACTGGTATTCTTATAG